Part of the Microbacterium immunditiarum genome is shown below.
CGGCAGGGTTGCGAGGTCGTTCACGTATCCGGCTGCGTTGATCGCGGAGAACTCGTCGTTCTCTACCCGCACTGAGACTCGGTCGTAGTCGTGGTGCAGTGGAGCGATCCCGAACGGTTCTGGTCGTGACGTGTCGTTGCGGGCTTCTTCGACCCCGAGTTCGCGGAGACGTTTCCGCCAGGCGCGGATCTGTTCGGTGCGTTCCTCGTTGAGGCGGTACCAGTTCAGGATCGCGTCGTCGATCGCGCGGAGCGCTTCCAGAAAGGGGGCGGGGTCGTTGGCGGCTGCTTCGACGTCCGCTTTGACTGCTTCGATCGCGCGGACCCGTTCGGCTTCCTGGTTCTGTTCTGCGATGTTCTTCGCAGCGTCGAGGCGCATCTGTGCGAGTCGGACGCTGGATTCGGCGTCTGCGAGGTCTCCGGGTTTCACGGTGCGGTCGCCGGCTGCGATCTTCTGCTCGAGGTCTGTGAGGTGCTGTTCGGCCTTGGTGAGGTCGGTTGTTGCCGCGTCGATCGGGTTCTTCGTTGCCATTGGTTCGCTTCTTTCGTTCAGTCGCCGGTGAGGGATTGGCAGGGTTGGATGGATCCGAGTTCAGGTGCTCGAACGTTCATTCGTAGGGCGGTTCTCGGTTATGCGACGCCCTTCGTCGCCTTGTAGAAGTGGCCAGCCCAGAAGCTGCCGGAGGGTTGGGCGGCTCGCGCGTATGCGTCACACAGATCGCGGAGTGGGCACGAGTCGCAGAGTTGCGCCATGTCGTCTATGTCGGAGGGCGTTAGGTCGTCACAGACGAACCGGTTGTCGCCGTCGCATTTGGGCACGATCCACCGTCGCCCAGCCGCCGCAGCGCGAGCACGTCGCGCCGATGGTGACACCGTGCGAGCAGTAGTCGTGTAGGGGTGTAGGAAACGTAGGAAGTGTTGGAAGGCCCAACCCGTTTCCTACAGTTCCTACGCTTCCTACAGGCCCGTACAGGCCCCGGTCGATACGGTCGATGCGGCCGGACTTGTGCGCGCGGATGAGATACGTTCCGGCGTCCTTCTCCGAGATCCCCAGCGCTTCCGCGACATCAGCAGCACGCACACCATCCGGATGAGCGTTGACGAAATCGATGATGCGGACGGAGTTCTCACCAAGCCCCTGAGTGAGGCGCTGGTTCGCCAGAGCGATAGCGGCGGCGGTGAGGTCTCCTGCGGCGAGGGTCCACTTCACGCCCTCTTTGTGGACCGCGTACTCGCCCTCGACGGCATCCCGCGACGTGACCGACAGGCTCCCGTTCTTCTCGTTGCGGTCGCGGCGGAGCACGAGGATCGAGTCAGCCGATCCCGCCAGACCTTGAGTGCCGGAAACGGAGTCGAGCCAGTCGTCTCCGACCGCCTTCCGGGTGTGGTGGACGACGATGACGGACCCGCCTGTCACCATGTCCGCGACGGCCTTGAGTTCACCACCGACGCGGTAGTCACGCATGTAGTCGGTCTCGCCGGCACCGGCGGGAGGGGCGACCTTCCCGAGCGTGTCGATGATGACGACCGGGGCGTCGTCCGCGTGCTCACGCATGAACGTGCGGCACTCCTCGAGCACGCCACCGCGCACCACATCCGTTTCGAAGTAAAGCAGCGGGCTGGGATCCCCCGCATCGAGCGCCCGCAGGCGGTCCTGCAGCCGACGGCGACCATCTTCCAAGGCGAGGTAGTAGACGGGGCGCGCCCGGTCGATGGGCACCGCGTCGAGCGCCTTGCCTGCGGACGCGAGCTGATAGGCGAGGTCGAGAACGAACCACGACTTGCCCACCTTCGGGGGCGCGGCGAGGATCGTTAGCCCTTCGGGGATGATGCCGGGGATCACGTACTCGACCGGGGGGAACTCGATCTTCATGAGGTCGGTCATGCTGATGCGGGTCATCGGGCGACCACCCCTGCGATGATCTGTTCCCACTTCTTCCGGGTGGAAACGGAGTCCGCAACGATCTGGATTCGAACGCCTGTAAGGTCTACGTCTCGGAATGGGTAGACCGTTTTGTAGTCGACGATGAGCTTCACGATGTCTCCGGGCTTGATCCCGTCGAGCGCGAGCCGCGCGTAACGCAGGTAGTTCGACCAGCGCTGGAAGTCCTCAATGTGAGCGCAGCGGAGGTCGACTTCGACGCAACTCGTGATGAGATTCGGGTCTGGCATTTCCCCCTCCAAAGGGACGTGTTGAGTTGTGAGATGTGAAAGGGGCCCGGCCCGAAGGCCGGACCCCTGAAGGTCAGTCATGCGCTCGATTCGCGCGTTCGTCGCGGGTCAGGTCGACCGCTGACCGTAACCCGTCAAGGACAGCCTGCAGGTCGTCGGAGTTGCGAATAGTGCCGTCGTCCCCGATCTCGATCATCCAGGGATCGAACTCCAAGCTCCCGTCAAGATGGTGGAACGCGCTCTGCAAGATCGTTACGCCGCCGACGAGCTTGGATGAGTACGTGACCGCCCACGGCTGCGCGTCGTTGAGGTAGTACAACTCGAACTCCGCGGCCCAGCTCGGCGCGGAGGAACGGATCTCCGGGTGCTGCTCGAGGTAGCGGCGACTCCG
Proteins encoded:
- a CDS encoding AAA family ATPase; this encodes MTRISMTDLMKIEFPPVEYVIPGIIPEGLTILAAPPKVGKSWFVLDLAYQLASAGKALDAVPIDRARPVYYLALEDGRRRLQDRLRALDAGDPSPLLYFETDVVRGGVLEECRTFMREHADDAPVVIIDTLGKVAPPAGAGETDYMRDYRVGGELKAVADMVTGGSVIVVHHTRKAVGDDWLDSVSGTQGLAGSADSILVLRRDRNEKNGSLSVTSRDAVEGEYAVHKEGVKWTLAAGDLTAAAIALANQRLTQGLGENSVRIIDFVNAHPDGVRAADVAEALGISEKDAGTYLIRAHKSGRIDRIDRGLYGPVGSVGTVGNGLGLPTLPTFPTPLHDYCSHGVTIGATCSRCGGWATVDRAQMRRRQPVRL